Sequence from the Brachionichthys hirsutus isolate HB-005 chromosome 21, CSIRO-AGI_Bhir_v1, whole genome shotgun sequence genome:
CACTGAAACAAACGATCCACGGTTTACAGTTTCAGGTCTGGTACCGATCAGTGTGCATTAGTGCAGAAGAGTGGCCTTTATTGATCCATACTTTGGGATTTACTGTTGGAAAAAGCTCCACAAAGCGGATCACTCAAATACTTAGGGGATAGATATTCTCCATTAAACAGGAATAGAGATGTAAGATGAGCGCCTCTGTGAttatcatttgtttttccaagaagaagaattaaattAGTATAAAATGAACAATAGACATTAGTTTAAGCTGTTTACACCACAGATGATTTCACCGGGGTGTGTTTGCTTGAAATTACCTTCCgatgtttttgtattgttttaaacTTCACATGTCTGACTGTTCTTAAATAATATTCTTCCAGAATCTGAGCATAGCTTTATTTGTCCTTAcatctttattcttcttttacaCAATATATATCAATTCTTACAATACCACTGATATACATTGGAGTCACTGACTGACAGAAGTGCTTTGCAGTCTTGTGTGACCTCTACTGAACCATCATCAACAGTAACACTCGTCTAGTAGGGGTTTGTGATGCTACATGACCACCAGATGGCACCCCCACTTCCATATTAACACCATTTCCAGCACAAGTCAGTGAATAAgcttacattattattattattattattctgttagCGCTGGTTTGAGTCTGtttttatcattcattcattcattttccaaaccgcTTGTCCATTACTGGCtcccgggtcgtgctggagcctgtctcagcagcctacaggcgagaggcggcgtacaccctggacaagccaccagttcatcgcaggaccacacacgcacacgcacacgtacggacaatttagtctaaccaattcacctaatttgctagtttttgttggtgggaggaagccggagaacccggagagaacccaggcagacacggggagaacatgcaaactcctcagaaAGGctacaagttggatttgaacctgtgaccttcttgctgtgaggcatcaGCTCACTAACTCTACTAACTTGCTGTATACGGCTCAGTAACCTTCTGTCACACATTCTATAATAGTGCTTTATATAACTTAATCGGCAAATTTCATTTTGCAAAAAAGTGTCGGTACTGAATTTTGCATTTTTAAGGCAGCATAATCCACTTCAAATGACAGgaggaggtttaaaaaaaaaaaaaaggagcaggtTTCCAGAGTCAAAGAATTAGGTGGTATTGCTTAGGAGGACATGATGCAGATCCAAGGATAACATAGAGTTCATGGTGAAAAACTACATTTAGTTAAGCCATGACGATTGGCATAGCCTAGCAACTATTCCAAATCAAGAGATGTTCATATCTGCAAAGTCTATTTATGTAATAAAGCGAGTGGGATTTAAATGAATCTTGTTTAGTAGACTGCTTCTTATAcacaatttaaagaaaatatccTGATGCAGCAATATAAAGGCATGTACGAAACAGGAATCAAAGTCTCAGACAATTACAGTAATTGTTCCAATGAACCTGGCACGATGACTCGAACCATAAAGGCTCGTTATTCTCTGCTGACACAGGGTCCAAAGCAGAACTACAGCCCCACAGCACTGCCGGCTGGTGCtgggttctgtctgtgtgtctccaACAGGTCTGGATGCGCAGCTTTCATCAGAGTTTCTGCTGGAGGGTTTGATTTAGCGGACTGACCCTCGTCCTCCAGTCCCACCAGCCTGCTGCTGACGTCCCACAGCCTGAGCGCCGTCTCCTCGTCCAGGGCCTGGGGCGCTGGTTCCTTTTCCGTCAGCGCTTCGTAGTACCTTCCCGTTATCCCCTCCATCTCCTCAGACACGGCCAGGTGGACGCTGGGCTGGGCCCCAAGCTCCGGGCTCTTCACCATCATGGAGAAAAAGGGACCTGTAGCGGTTCGATTGGGGGAAAGGGTTTGCTTTAACTGCTCTAACTGGATTTATGCTGCCTGTGGACTATAACTAAAGGAAATGCACACAGTAACATTCATCACATTTGTTCTTTTCCAAATCACATtcacttttattacatttaagaATATAACATTTGACTTCCCTCAACaaattttggatttaaaaaattGGAAAATAGGGCAGGAAAGTTTGGTTGACATTAtagtaatataatatttttttctataaaAAGATGAtcttctactttttttttgtttataaCAAGTACCATTGTTAaagtactttattttattttaccattgttatatattatattcaagCAAAAGATGAATACATCCCTCACCACTAACCAAATACTTACTGAGTAAAGTACTGGAGAACTGTGATTGGTGCAGCCCCGTGTGCCTCCCGAGCTCCGTGGCAACAACACCTGGATGCACAGCATTCACGGTCACTCCTGTGCCtgttgtacacacacacgtacactttaaaatatatatatatatatataagcaatGGCCAATCAGAAACAAGAACATAGGCCATACTCCCTCCCACAAATGCCCACACATGAAACAACCAGTGGACGTGCCTTGTAATCGCTTGGCTAGTTCTCTGGTGAACAGAACATTGGCCAGCTTGCTCTGACAGTACGCCTTCTTCGTATcgaacttcttcttctcccagtTCAAGTCCTCAAAGTCTATCTTTCCCACAATGTGGATGAGTGAGGCCAGGTTGATCACTCTGCTGGGGGCGGACGCTTTCAACTTATCCAACAGAAGATTTGTCAACAGGAAGTGGCCTGAAGGAAAACAGAAGTGAATTATTAGGCGGTGACGGCTAGACTTTATGAGAATGCAGGAGTGTGTAGATAGAATTATCTTTTACCTAAGTGGTTAACTCCAAACTGCATTTCAAAGCCATCCTCTGTTTTCCAAGCTGGACATCTCATGACCCCTGCATTGTTTATCAGCACATGCACATGCTCCTCTTCTGCAAGACAATAAAGATGTTCATTTAActaagtgttttgttttttgttacatTATAAACTGAAATTGCACCTGATACACTTCCcaaccattttttattttctcagcaAACTCTCTGATGGATTTCACGGAGGCCAGGTCGAGGTGACATGCATAAACTTGATGGTTGAGGGTCTTCCCTCTTATTTCCTTTGCCGCTGCTTCGCACTTCTCCATGTTCCGACATCCCATAATGATCCGTCCCCCTGATGTTGTGGGAAGGGGAACACAGAGTGAAATATTAGCTCAAGTTTTCATATACTCCTTTTGCACCGAGGCGGAGTGACGACGTATCCTCTCACACCTCTCCGAGCCAGTTCTCGGGCGGTCTCCTTTCCGATGCCTGCGTTGGCTCCTGTAATGATGACGGTCTTCCCATTGATGGTGGCCTGACTGGGACAACGTCCTCCGGTCACATGGTTCCTATGGAACAATGAAGTTACAAGTTACAAGTTATCGTCTCACTTCAAAATTATATCATGTATTAATATTTTTCAATATCATGTCACTTGTCTACTTTGTGccacaaaatgcagttttttttttttttttgtggcatttAGCAGCCCTCAAGTTGCCACGGAACATAATATCTGTTCCATTGAAGTAGATGAAATTGTGCTGAACGACAAATATATTTGTCAACAATTTGTAAATAATTTCTGACAATTATACTCAAtttttcaatttgaacaaatgcCTCTAGGACAGTTATCTTTAAATGATCTTACAGGGTAAACAGGGTAAAATGTAGTTATATCAGGATCAACTGGACTTGTGTTGTATTTAATAGTTACTCACTTCAGTAGAACAGCACCTCCAATAACTGTTCCAAATACAGACAGGGGTAAAATATATCTATTCATGACGCCCAAATAATGCTGGAGATAAAATACTAACTCTGAAACGTTTGACAACACTCCCGAAATATAAGGTCATATGCGCGCATGATTTTAGCGTCATCGACTCTTACTAGCCAATCACAGGGCGAAAAAAAGACAGCGGCATTGTGGGAAATATAGTCCAGATTGAAATTGACGTTCAAATCAAGCAGGACGCAACATTTTCGCAACGTGGAATACGCGATTTAAATATAGAAAATGAATGCTGCTTATTAATATCCGTGAagaacaacatttaaatgtttagaTGCAGATAAAAACACCCTGTCTGGTATAtcctgctatttttattttattattattgcatcaTCATTTTAAAAAATTCCCAAATTTCAACACTAGAATAATTTACTATCTCAATCTTATTATTGTATGTAGCTAACAGAACAGCATGATATTGGAGTAAAGGATGTATTTCCAGATTTTCCATTCAGAATCAGTAGAGAGGACGACCGTATTCGATTCATCGAGGGAGGTGTATAGCGTGGATGTGAGATGCTTGGACACAAAGTATGCAGGGGAACTCTGTAGGAAGATGAATTTCAGGACAGTGAAAAAACGAGGCCGCACTTTCCTTGAACAAtgaggtgacaaaaaaaaaagaagtaaaaactAGGGCGTACATCTGTGTCTGCAGGAGGGGAAGGAAGAGCAGCCGTGCTCCATTTGTTCGTGGCTTTCaggtgtgtgccccccccccccagtgtgtttTGCCCTTAGCACTATCTGCGCTCACCACACAGCGATTCACCTTCTCTGTGATTTTCTGACAGCTATCCTTTCAAGATAACCTAGAAGTCTGTTTGGCCTAATTGGGCCTGAATGTctcaacaaaagagaaaaaaaaattcaatatcTACTCTCCGGCTCCTCAACAGGGATGAAAAATGCCACAGGTCAAAATACTTGCCTCAGGAAGAAAGAAGATCATGTTCTTCTGGGCGGActccctgcccccccgcccccaaccTTTTATCTTCATTCCCAATTGCTTGAAAACAGCTTAACTTTCATCTTCAATCTCAGCCTGGGTGTGAGCATGACCCACATACCTTCAGTGTAAATGTAGCAACACTAACctaagcatttttatttatttatttgaaagactTCATGATCAAATGTGACAGAGTCACAGATAAGGTTAATACAGGAGAGAGTAAAACTAAATTATTCAACGATTTAGactccatccattttcttggcgACACATTCAGGGTACAACCCAAatgccacacagagacagatgcaCAACACTCACACCTATAGTGTGATacattcaaattaaatgtattgtttttggaggtgggaggagaatccacgcggacacggggagaacatgcaacatTGTTGGATTTGCGTGTTAGTCAGGCTCCAGCAATTCCTGTGACCCGCGGAGCGGAAAAAGCGGCAGGAAGTGAgcgaatgaataaatatttaacctATGGTGGTTTCCGTCTAGTCGAGCTCAGTAACTTTTGAAGATGCATTAAATTGCATGGGaatgtaattaaatcaatatttcaACTACAAGTTGATTGTATTGCAAAGTCTGCATCACTATAATCTGTTCACAGCCTTTTGAGTCTTCCTACTAACACACCTGAAATCCTGACCTTCTTGGTGGATGTAATGACCTTCATGTGTCTCAGTCTTTATTGTCAAAGCTGCTTCAAAGCTTTTAATCTCTCAGCCCTTCTGATAAAGGTtgtttcatgatgatgatgatgaataaaggGAAGTTGGTGCTCTTCTCTCCGTTCACTGCGTTCTAATATGTGTCATCATATATGCATCAGTTAAGatatatgtgtcaaactcaaggcccgggggccaatgtggcccgccacgtcattttttgtggcccgcaagagctttgtgcagacatttgtttttgtaaaatgctgaaaagtaaaagtgaatcagagttgaagtgtatttgtaactgatttttaatctgtaaatggggttttaatgttaaaattaaatatttgttgctgactccattctggatccgacccagatgatattcagtggtgagatagagcccccccccccccctacatgactgtgttaaattccctaaatatctgtcaataatcaatggagatattgaagaacaaatgacagacagacgccggtgattacataacctcggcggatatttttacagcagtaaggtatcaacatatttttagaactatacaattgcatatgtaatatttctaatttaattaagtatgtagtagtaaatacagttatttagcagcatgttaaggagtagttacattttatttacattacattacatttagttacatttacacgatgttacttttacaactggccctttgagggcaaccataatgctgatgtggccctcggagaaaatgagtttgacgcCCCTGAGTTaagatgttgatttatttaagaGTTAAGGAATCGAAAGCAAAAAGAAGCTCTTGGATCTATCCCAGGTTGGGAGGTTGGATGGAGAGAGTCCAGGCGCTAGGACCCGAGACACGTGCGCGTTTTAGTGTGCCAGAGGGTGGAGACGGCGAACAATGAGGGATCTgactggcaacacaagctaagGACTCTCATCCTACCCCTCAACCTAAAGTCCACTGGACCGGCGGAGAAGACAGCCGGGCAGTGCGCGCAGGACGCTGCGTTTGGACACACTGGGAACATTCTGGTCTGTCCATACACGCGCAGCAGAGCGCAGAGATTAGCTGTGGATGTGAATGAATGGGGTTGCAtcggagtgtgtgtttgtgtgtgtgtgtgtgtgtggttctgaaCTGGGTCATACGGACCGGTGGAGGAAGCGAAAGATAAACACGCACACTCCTCCTCCCGGCTGCCCGGCAGGTTGAGATGGTGCGCGCTCAGAGGAGGGATCCCAGCCCGCGCGTCCTCGTCTCGGCATCCCGGATCCAACGACGCGTTGACCGAATCCGCCTTGGATGAAGGACTGAGGAGCGTCTCCAGAAACAAAGcgggaggcagagggagaaaaacGCAAACGACGGAGCTCATCCCAGATCAGCAGCCAATCTGCGCGCCTGTGAGGTCTCCGAAGGACCTGCGCGCTTTTCTTGGCTCCTTTTTTAACTTTGTTCAGAGGAGCAATCGGCTGGAGATCAGCCCACCGGAGCGCAGCAGCGGATGCAGGACCacggaggagagagacaggtCGCCAGCAGGTGAGCGAGTAAGATGCCTGAAAGGGAGCGCACCACAGGATGGTGCTGTCTCCACAGGAggaaacacagggggggggggggggggcatggagtaAAAAGGTTTATTGATGTCATTTAATGGgtcattaaaagcatttttaattggtctttattttgtattgattattttacTTGGATATATTAGCTTTGTGAGGATGTTGTCTAACCTTTGACCTACCGTACTCACACCACactatttaaatatgaataatgcaAAGCATTCGTGTTATCAGCTCCATAGTTGTGTTTTGCATCAGCACACAATTAACTATTGCTGCTGGGCGCTGGGCTTGCTTTTTATTATCTCTCCTGATACTCGCACATATTTAATTCTCACTGTGCTTTTGTGCTATAGATGGatacgcaaccccccccccccccccccccccccccagtgtgctTCACGTTAATGGCCCTTTAATACTTTGTCCAGGGCAAACAGGTGATAGCTCATCGTTAATGCCTTCTAATGCTTTTAAATGAGAAGCTGACTTGATAGCGAAAACCCTTTAAAAGCAGCGCCTCCCGACTGGTAATGGACTCTCACAGACAAGAGCAGCCGTTACGCATGGATTTGCTTTgtcacaaacattttattgGTCTGGAGAAGCATCAGTAGTGTCTGGGACAGCTACTTTAAGGAAGTCGTTTTCACTATTCAGCTGTTGTTGCTCTACCTGGAGCAGGAATGTGTGTTATTTCCTGGAAATGTAAGAGACAAAATGCTAGTGTAGATTTATGCTGTCTGATATAAATCATAATCCTCATCCAtgacaatgaaagaaaatataaattactatatatatatatatataccggtatataaaatcTTGAGGAGCAGACCCGTGTGATGGAGAACATGAAAACCGTGACAATGACCAAGTCCAACATTTTGCCTCTCAGATGCcctcaaaacaaaatgtcacaagATCTTAAAGGCATTAAAGTGAGCCTCGCCAGATTTAAAAGGAAATCAAAATAAGAGACAGTTCAGAATGGAAGATGTAAAGAGGGCAACAATCATTTATACTCTTCTTTACCTTTCTGTCCGTGCTGAGTGAAAATGTAGAAAAAGGTCcccactctgccccccccccccccctcagccaaTGATTTGTGAAAGCGAGTCTCCGTGAGCTCAGCTGCAGGTTCACCTATCACAGCGCAGCAGGAGGTTTCCTCATAGCTGAAGGAGGCACGCCACCCACCAGCTCACTGGCCCTGATGTCCTGTGCAgtgattgggttttttttattttttattcctgaGCAGAGAACAGAGTGTCCTGAATATGACTGGGTGTTATAAAGAATCCCATTTAGCTTTACATGGAGTGATAGATTGATTAGAATTGCTATTGTTTGCTTCCATTCAATGCATTCactgagacagagaagagagcGACGGCAGCAACAACGCGTGGCGTCTACGGCATAAAAACAGCGTTTCTCTGCAGGTGCTGGTTACAGTCGGAGAAGTCCCGTCAGTCACATCGTGTTCCTCTTGTTTTCCTCTTGACTCAGAAGTGAGGCGGCGTGCAATTTGGACTCTAAATTGGACAAGCGTCAGTCTTCGCCCATAATGACTCCTTTTCCAAGCAGCGAGTCATTGgtaatggagagagagaggcagacgaAGGCAATCCCTTTATTTCGTTAGTGCCTTGTTTGCTGCGTTAAGTTAAGTTGGTAATCTCATTTTGTGACAAGAGGTTATAACATCACTTCTGTGCAAAGACAATAttgcatgtactgtatgtgtaaaCATATTATACATGCAATACTGCAATACTAAGGTGCATATAATTAACTTTCTCCCCCCCCTCATtggaaatatacatttttacatACGGTAGGGGAGAGTGGGGGGAGCAAGCTATAATAGCCTACAGAaactcctgtgacccacaaagtggaaaaagtggaagaaaattaatgaatttaTAAATTCTATATTTGTTCATATAGGCTGGATTTGCTATTTATGCAAATCGTTCACAGCAAAGTGGCATGAAAGAGAAGCGTATAATTAGAGTTTATAGAAATACTGAGTCTTAAAAGGTGAATGTAGCCTAAGATTAACATCCCTAAAGCCTTGTAGAGTAGCTGAGTTTAGGCTTATCGCTGAGAACAATGTATCTAGAGCACacttcattgtaaaaaaaagaaagtccaCACTAAGATGTTAACTCACAGGTGAAACCTTCAGAGCTCAGAGGCCGACATCATGATGGACAATAAAACAACGCAGAGCAAAGAGACAGTCTTGACAAGGGAGACAGTTGCCGGTGTCACTGGGTTTATTTCATGTCTCATCCTCAGCCAAGTGTTTGCAGAATAAAAGGGCAACTGTGTCTGCAGTTTGGTATGACAGGTGGAGTCAGCCACAACCGGTTTCCAGACCGTCGCTGTGCTTATTAGGGCGGACAACAGGATGTTCTAACTTTTTCAGCTGATTTCTAAGAGGATTTCTGCCGCCAATACACTCAGCTCTGTTTGAGTATTTGCTAAATGGACTGAGGTTTTCAACATTCATTCGGAGGACGTTCGAGGACGGAACGCAGGTTGATGCTGCATGAAGGATGAAAAatcttgtatttttattgtgacaATGTGACTTTGATTCTTCATTAGGGTTGAATGTTGCAGTTATGAAGACTTACCTCAGCTCCACCGGTGAGAGGGATCAGCCTCACGAGACTCCTTTTTAACagatggttaaaaataaataaatgggtcTGTCTTAATGAAACATCTAAACATCTGGCTTGAGCTAGATGCTCCTCTTGCGGAACATGTGGCTACCTGATTTTTACGAGCCTGGCAGGTGCGAAGGGGATCAGGGCCAGCATAGGAGGTTTGTGATGCATCTGGCTGTGGCTGTGCATCAGTGCCGAGTTGTGCGGAGCCTCACAGCTGCTGCCTCTCAGAGGTAGGAAGGAACACAAGGGGCCTTTGACAGAGGGTCACTGTTTGAATCATgcaccagaccccccccccccccccctccccctcccatccAGCtccccaaacattcacacacaatccTCTCTCCGAGACCACAGAGCCTCATCCCCACACCACGGGGGTCAATGCACTGCAtggtgaaatctttttttttttttttttaaagcatcagTGCAGCTGCAGAGAGTACCATCTCCCAACCACTCATTACTTTTCAGGACACTTAATCCAGTTCTGCAAAAGGAAATGAGTGCAAAGCATCCTGCACCATTGGGCGGAGTGTGCTTTGTATTGGTGGGAGCTGAGTAATGTGATTAAGATCCATGCTTGAGTGCAGTACGGGCACACTCGGCATGTCGACAATATTTATAGTTTCTTATACAACCATCTCCAAGCTCAGGATCCAATCAAGAAAGACGTATAATCTTGAGAGATGCATATGGGGCACTGTttctatgttttgtttttgtccccaGCCAAAGAGTGATGAGGCAAGAACGCAGGGCTGCGTGTGTTTGCATCCTGTTTCTGAGGGACTGATAGCAGGGAGAGAAGAGCTAAGACCGATTGCCTTGATGGATGAAAAAGGCCATCAGCAGAATTGCTTGTGCTGATTTGGTTTCAATTAGTTAACATATGTGTGAGTGTTGTGCATGATTGGACGATTAGAtttgattgtctctgtgtgtgtggagggggggggggggggggggctttgaaaaGAGACAACGGGTAAAGATCATTAGTGCGATTCGCTTCCTTTCCTGAAAAGCTCCATTTTGTCTCATTCGCTCTGTaatctttatttccttttagtTACCGTTTGCTCAAACACCGCGGAGGCTAttaacatgcacacacttaGTCGTTTTGGATTTGTTGTAAGCTGATACTTTTTTTGGGgtgctccaccccccccccccccccccttccccccctgCTTCAGCAATTTGGCCAAAGTGCCTGCAACAAGCACCGCGCAAAAATGATTTAGTTCCCCAGACGAAACTGATCGACACGTTTTGTCACGTTTGTGTGCGAAATGAATTTGCACGAAGGCGTCAGAGCCGTCGGCGATGATTTGTGGCTTGCCATAACGACATGTGCACACCTTGAAGCTGTCTACTCTCTCCATTAGTTTCCATTTGTTAGTCCCTCTACCCAGTCATATTGATTTTTTCCCCATATCCATTTGCCAGTAAGTGCTGTCTCAGACTACCATGCCTGTAAGATGGCCAGAATcatctagagagagagagagagagcaggaagtcCAATGCATTTGGTGAAAGCATTCCCTGAGTTGATGGATATCGAGTTCTGTTAAACCCCTCATGATTTAAACATTTGCTGGGACACAATATACAGTCAGGAATTTATGGATGAAGGTGCCGATGAGGTTTCTGCCATAAACACAAGCCTGCATGAATTTCatatagtctctctctctctctctctttctctctcatctaGCCTGCCCCACAGCGTCAAGGCGACACTGTCGCTTTCTCCATCTGGACTGGGACGGGTGGGGAGCAACGGGGGCTCCCCTACATCCAAGCTGGGGTACTGCGGCGGGGTGCCTGTGGAGGACATGCAGGCCCTGGCCATCACCTCTCTGTCAGCCACAGATGTAGCCAAACAATACGAACACATCCGCGAGCTGGGAAAGGGAACATACGGCAAGGTGGACCTGGTGGCGCACCGGACTCAGGGTAGGTTGATAAAGGCGCCAGAGGATCAACATCTGGATAAAGGTCTTTATCCTTTAACCCCGTTTTTATTATGAAAGGTAAAACTACGAAGGAGAATCTCAGATCACCAAATCCACATTGTGCCAGTGCGCCTCAATTTCGAGGATAATCAGTTAAGGCCAGGCAAGAGTGTTCTGAAGTCTCAACACACGGCCCTGATATTTGAATGGCTACACAGTTAGAagggctttttaaaaaaattttttttaggTCTACTGTTTAATTTTCTATTGTAAGACAATCAGGGCGTCTCAGTCTGAAAGAGGTGTCGCCTGATGCCGTCAAGTAGCACAGAGAAATTCTGAGAGGCTGGCTGGGATTAGAAGtgcctttgtgtttctgcagctgtgaTTGTGAACAGCTGGTTGCACGTGTGCGATGGATGTGACGTTCGTTCACTAGATGCGattacatgaataaatagaGCAGCTGTTGCAGATCTCTCTTCACGTATCAGATAACGCTACTCACTCGGATTCGcctgtcatgttttttttttgcatagtaAAATGATGCGATTGCTTCATTAACATGTTTATCTCTGACTTTTAAGGCACAAAAATGGCGCTGAAGTTTGTTACCAAGAACAAGACCAAGCTCAAGAGTTTCCTGCGCGAATACAGCCTGACCGGCTCGCTTAGCTGCAGCCCGTTCATTATCAAAGTCCTGGACGTGATTTTCGAGACGGAAGACAGCTATGTGTTCGGACAAGAATATGCCCCTGCAGGGGACCTTTTTGACATCATCCCtccacaggtaaaaaaaaaaaaaagaaaagctgtcaATCTTCATGCCAACCAATCACCATCCTCACTCACCCAGGGCTGCTCCAGTCAGTTGCCATGTTAAAACATAGCAGCGTTAA
This genomic interval carries:
- the LOC137910302 gene encoding retinol dehydrogenase 13-like, producing the protein MNRYILPLSVFGTVIGGAVLLKNHVTGGRCPSQATINGKTVIITGANAGIGKETARELARRGGRIIMGCRNMEKCEAAAKEIRGKTLNHQVYACHLDLASVKSIREFAEKIKNEEEHVHVLINNAGVMRCPAWKTEDGFEMQFGVNHLGHFLLTNLLLDKLKASAPSRVINLASLIHIVGKIDFEDLNWEKKKFDTKKAYCQSKLANVLFTRELAKRLQGTGVTVNAVHPGVVATELGRHTGLHQSQFSSTLLSPFFSMMVKSPELGAQPSVHLAVSEEMEGITGRYYEALTEKEPAPQALDEETALRLWDVSSRLVGLEDEGQSAKSNPPAETLMKAAHPDLLETHRQNPAPAGSAVGL